Proteins found in one Methylobacterium sp. CB376 genomic segment:
- a CDS encoding cytochrome P460 family protein, producing MLKWNLLSCVSLRLASIVVFGSAIAGLGGLALAQQDKYGVSVPGGLSFSEFRGYEGWQLVSTSHSDKLVAVILANPVMIDAYRTGIPGNGKPFPDGSKMAKVHWNPARQQYFPDTTVPGTQHDVDFMVKDSKRFADSGGWGYAVFEYDAASETFSPGTPENQPPQANDAKCGFACHTIVEKRDYVFTEFAKR from the coding sequence ATGCTCAAGTGGAATTTGCTTTCTTGCGTCAGCCTTCGATTGGCTTCAATCGTCGTGTTTGGCTCGGCGATCGCTGGCTTGGGCGGCCTGGCCCTTGCCCAGCAGGACAAGTACGGCGTGAGCGTCCCGGGCGGGCTCTCGTTCTCCGAGTTCAGGGGATACGAGGGCTGGCAGCTCGTCTCAACCAGCCACAGCGACAAACTGGTCGCGGTGATCCTCGCCAATCCCGTGATGATCGACGCCTACCGGACCGGCATCCCAGGAAACGGGAAGCCCTTCCCGGACGGTTCCAAGATGGCGAAGGTTCATTGGAACCCAGCGAGGCAGCAGTACTTTCCGGACACGACGGTGCCGGGCACCCAGCACGATGTGGATTTCATGGTGAAGGACAGCAAGCGGTTCGCGGATAGCGGCGGGTGGGGATACGCCGTGTTCGAATACGACGCTGCGAGCGAGACCTTCTCGCCCGGCACCCCGGAGAACCAGCCGCCGCAGGCGAACGACGCCAAGTGCGGGTTCGCGTGCCACACCATCGTGGAGAAGAGAGACTACGTCTTCACGGAATTCGCGAAGAGGTGA
- a CDS encoding LysR substrate-binding domain-containing protein, producing MRTPNHLNALRTFEAAARHLSYVAAGDELGVTPAAVSQLVRGLEETLGVKLFRRSRSGPARLELTDLAQSAIPDLQAGFYHLAVVIERLRTGSASAAIRVAVPSAFADKWLLPRVQRFRHDHPDYDLHIGTNCRFGELAAGRLDICVWFGAEPSPGFQSTLLLREGCFPVCNPNQVAGYRPPRCADELNRFPLIHDVSAAARGTSLTWRAWLQRAGIGGIDTGRGLHLDDPGAAIQAAVAGCGVALARSALVRAELEERRLFRPFGARLGSELGYYALRRREDADREPVALFHDWLIAEARRDREA from the coding sequence ATGAGAACACCAAATCACCTGAATGCGCTGCGCACCTTCGAGGCTGCCGCCCGGCATCTCAGCTACGTCGCCGCTGGGGACGAGTTGGGTGTGACGCCCGCTGCCGTCAGTCAGCTCGTCCGCGGCCTGGAGGAGACGCTCGGTGTAAAGCTGTTCCGCCGTTCGCGGTCAGGTCCGGCTAGGCTCGAACTCACCGACCTTGCCCAGTCCGCTATTCCGGATCTGCAGGCCGGCTTCTACCACCTGGCAGTCGTCATCGAGCGGCTGAGGACGGGTAGCGCTTCCGCTGCCATTCGCGTCGCCGTGCCGTCAGCGTTCGCAGACAAGTGGCTGCTGCCCCGGGTACAGCGCTTCCGCCACGATCATCCGGACTACGATCTGCACATCGGTACGAACTGCCGGTTCGGGGAACTGGCTGCCGGCAGGCTCGACATCTGCGTCTGGTTCGGCGCAGAGCCCTCGCCCGGGTTCCAGTCGACTCTTCTGCTGCGGGAGGGGTGCTTTCCCGTCTGCAATCCCAATCAGGTTGCCGGTTACCGGCCGCCACGATGTGCCGATGAGTTAAACCGCTTTCCGCTCATCCACGACGTCTCGGCAGCGGCGAGAGGCACGTCCTTGACGTGGCGCGCCTGGCTCCAGCGCGCAGGCATCGGCGGCATCGATACGGGGCGCGGGCTGCATCTCGATGATCCCGGTGCAGCGATCCAGGCCGCCGTCGCGGGCTGCGGCGTCGCGCTCGCCCGGAGCGCCCTGGTCCGAGCCGAGCTTGAGGAGAGGCGCTTGTTTCGCCCGTTCGGCGCGCGCCTCGGATCGGAACTCGGCTACTACGCCCTCCGTCGGCGCGAGGACGCGGACAGGGAGCCCGTCGCGTTATTCCACGACTGGCTAATCGCAGAAGCCCGGCGAGATCGCGAGGCGTGA
- a CDS encoding NADPH-dependent FMN reductase encodes MSNRILVFYGSYRSDRTGIRLAEFLVERLRRRGDEVELIDAKAINLPMLDRMYKEYPKGEAPDGLEQLAQKIRGADGFVFVTGEYNWGVQPGLKNLTDHFLEEWFWRPAAIASYSAGRLSGARAATAWHGTLSEMGMIVISSTIAVGPIGSTLSPEGEPTGEGGRALDAAFPRFADDLTWWVEAAKMQRQRKQPPY; translated from the coding sequence ATGAGCAACCGAATTCTTGTCTTCTACGGCTCCTACCGGTCCGACCGGACGGGGATCCGACTGGCGGAGTTCCTGGTCGAGCGGCTGCGCCGCCGCGGGGACGAGGTCGAGCTGATCGACGCCAAGGCCATCAATCTCCCGATGCTCGACCGGATGTACAAGGAGTACCCGAAGGGCGAAGCTCCCGACGGCCTCGAGCAGCTGGCGCAGAAGATTCGCGGCGCCGACGGGTTCGTGTTCGTGACCGGCGAGTACAACTGGGGCGTCCAGCCCGGATTGAAGAACCTGACCGACCACTTCCTGGAGGAGTGGTTCTGGCGTCCTGCAGCGATCGCGAGCTACTCGGCCGGCCGTCTGTCCGGCGCGCGGGCGGCGACCGCCTGGCACGGCACGCTCTCCGAGATGGGGATGATCGTCATATCGAGCACGATCGCGGTCGGTCCCATCGGATCAACCTTGTCGCCCGAGGGCGAACCGACCGGCGAGGGCGGCCGGGCCCTCGACGCTGCGTTCCCGCGCTTCGCCGACGATCTCACGTGGTGGGTCGAAGCGGCCAAGATGCAGCGGCAACGCAAGCAGCCGCCGTACTGA
- a CDS encoding NADPH-dependent F420 reductase yields MASDPNRRAVLTLAAVGALAGALPARGQPQKMPVGVIGAGNIGSTIGGLWIKAGHPVLFASRHPEELADLVKEQGPQAKAGTVAQALAFGGAVLLAVPYKAYPDLGRDYARALAGKIVLDAGNATRARDGDLAAEAEERGIGATSAKYLSGARIVRAFNAANSKVFRTNAHRSGGLMAVPLAGDDAEAVAVAEGLVRDAGFDPVVVGPLDAAKRFAMGSPGFGLDVTAAEARKAFGLVP; encoded by the coding sequence ATGGCCTCTGACCCGAACCGTCGCGCCGTGCTCACGCTTGCCGCGGTCGGCGCGCTCGCGGGCGCGCTGCCGGCCCGCGGCCAGCCGCAGAAGATGCCGGTCGGGGTGATCGGGGCGGGCAACATCGGCAGCACCATCGGAGGATTGTGGATCAAGGCGGGGCACCCGGTGCTCTTCGCCTCGCGCCACCCGGAGGAACTGGCGGATCTCGTGAAGGAGCAGGGGCCGCAGGCCAAGGCCGGCACCGTCGCGCAGGCGCTCGCCTTCGGCGGGGCGGTGCTGCTCGCCGTGCCCTACAAGGCCTATCCGGACCTCGGGCGGGACTACGCGCGGGCCCTCGCGGGCAAGATCGTGCTCGACGCCGGCAATGCCACGCGGGCGCGCGACGGCGATCTCGCGGCGGAGGCCGAGGAGCGGGGCATCGGGGCGACCTCGGCGAAGTACCTCTCCGGGGCGCGGATCGTGCGGGCGTTCAACGCGGCGAACTCCAAGGTCTTTCGAACGAACGCCCACCGCTCCGGCGGACTCATGGCTGTGCCGCTCGCCGGCGACGACGCCGAGGCCGTGGCGGTGGCCGAGGGTCTCGTGCGCGATGCCGGCTTCGACCCCGTGGTGGTCGGCCCGCTCGACGCGGCCAAGCGCTTCGCGATGGGGAGCCCGGGCTTCGGCCTCGACGTCACCGCCGCCGAGGCGCGCAAGGCTTTCGGACTCGTCCCGTGA
- a CDS encoding AraC family transcriptional regulator: MELQGHTAFKYVTGRRLGTSSGRGWTSVLAERWDHEAGALPSLLPRETEVAVLLSGRSLVYREGAGLRQRTPGHSGTVWLCPAGIREERIDFEQPLHDCLHIFLPPDPFAECVLQDLNIDPARAGLRYEAIAYDPFIEQIAFAINRELQAETSAGRLLVESLARSLSAYLVNRYSELSTRAIGFSSEAKPIDSRRMSRVLEFIGARLDQNFTVAELSSVACMSQAHFARAFKATTGHAPHAFVSRMRLESAKRMLADGLRPIGEIALAAGFSSQSNFSRAFRSAVGLPPGDYRRSQARSRAASGDLTQAGQRSSVAE; encoded by the coding sequence ATGGAGCTTCAGGGACACACCGCGTTCAAGTACGTGACGGGCAGACGGTTGGGGACGTCGTCCGGTCGCGGCTGGACGAGCGTCCTGGCCGAGCGCTGGGATCATGAGGCTGGTGCCCTGCCCTCGCTGCTTCCCCGGGAAACCGAGGTTGCGGTTCTGCTCAGCGGCCGTTCCCTCGTGTACCGCGAGGGGGCTGGGTTGCGGCAGAGGACTCCCGGTCATTCCGGGACCGTCTGGCTCTGCCCGGCCGGCATCCGGGAAGAACGCATCGACTTCGAGCAGCCGCTCCACGATTGTCTGCACATCTTCCTGCCGCCCGATCCGTTCGCGGAGTGCGTGCTGCAGGATCTCAATATCGATCCTGCTCGTGCGGGGCTTCGCTATGAAGCAATCGCCTACGATCCGTTCATCGAGCAGATTGCATTCGCGATCAACCGCGAGCTGCAGGCAGAAACCTCCGCCGGACGCCTGCTGGTCGAGTCGCTCGCCCGGTCACTTTCGGCATATCTCGTTAACCGCTATTCGGAACTTTCGACGCGGGCGATAGGATTTTCGTCCGAGGCTAAGCCGATCGACAGCCGGCGAATGTCGCGCGTTTTAGAGTTCATCGGAGCCCGCCTTGATCAGAACTTTACCGTAGCGGAACTGTCATCAGTCGCCTGCATGAGTCAGGCCCATTTCGCGCGCGCATTCAAGGCAACGACCGGGCACGCGCCGCACGCGTTCGTAAGCCGGATGCGTCTCGAATCAGCGAAGCGGATGCTGGCCGATGGCCTCCGGCCGATCGGCGAGATCGCCCTGGCTGCCGGCTTCTCTTCGCAATCCAACTTCTCGAGGGCGTTCCGCAGCGCCGTGGGCCTGCCGCCCGGTGACTATCGCCGCAGCCAAGCCCGATCGCGAGCCGCATCGGGAGATCTCACGCAGGCAGGGCAGCGATCGTCAGTCGCGGAATAG
- the rho gene encoding transcription termination factor Rho, translated as MIEDTIAPVETFTPPMREVKLQDLKSKTPTELIAFAEEVEVENASTMRKQELMFAILKQLAAKDVEIIGAGTVEVLQDGFGFLRSSDSNYLPGPDDIYVSPTQIRRFGLRTGDTVEGPIRGPKDGERYFALLKVNTINFENPDKIKHKVHFDNLTPLFPTQRFKLELSEPTRKDFSPRVIDIVSPIGKGQRALIVAPPRTGKTVLMQNIAQSITINHPECYLIVLLIDERPEEVTDMQRSVKGEVIASTFDEPATRHVQVAEMVIEKAKRLVEHGRDVVILLDSITRLGRAYNTVVPSSGKVLTGGVDANALQRPKRFFGAARNIEEGGSLSIIATALIDTGSRMDEVIFEEFKGTGNSEIILDRKVADKRTFPAIDITRSGTRKEELLVPPDTLKKTYVLRRILNPMGVTDAIEFLLDKLRQTKSNQDFFDSMNT; from the coding sequence ATGATTGAAGACACCATCGCCCCCGTCGAGACCTTCACGCCCCCCATGCGGGAGGTGAAGCTCCAGGACCTGAAGTCGAAGACGCCGACCGAGCTGATCGCCTTCGCCGAAGAGGTCGAGGTCGAGAACGCCTCGACCATGCGCAAGCAGGAACTGATGTTCGCGATCCTGAAGCAGCTCGCTGCCAAGGACGTCGAGATCATCGGGGCCGGAACCGTCGAGGTGCTGCAGGACGGCTTCGGCTTCCTGCGCTCCTCGGATTCCAACTACCTGCCGGGGCCGGACGACATCTACGTGTCGCCGACCCAGATCCGCCGCTTCGGCCTGCGCACCGGCGACACCGTCGAGGGGCCGATCCGGGGTCCCAAGGACGGCGAGCGCTACTTCGCGCTCCTGAAGGTGAACACCATCAATTTCGAGAACCCGGACAAGATCAAGCACAAGGTCCATTTCGACAACCTGACGCCGCTGTTCCCGACCCAGCGCTTCAAGCTCGAGCTCAGCGAGCCCACCCGCAAGGACTTCTCGCCGCGGGTGATCGACATCGTCTCGCCGATCGGCAAGGGCCAGCGCGCGCTGATCGTGGCGCCGCCGCGCACCGGCAAGACGGTGCTGATGCAGAACATCGCCCAGTCGATCACCATCAACCACCCGGAATGCTACCTGATCGTGCTGCTCATCGACGAGCGGCCCGAGGAGGTCACCGACATGCAGCGCTCGGTGAAGGGCGAGGTGATCGCCTCCACCTTCGACGAGCCGGCGACCCGCCACGTGCAGGTGGCCGAGATGGTGATCGAGAAGGCCAAGCGCCTCGTCGAGCACGGCCGCGACGTGGTGATCCTGCTCGACTCGATCACCCGCCTGGGGCGGGCCTACAACACGGTGGTGCCGTCCTCCGGCAAGGTGCTCACCGGCGGCGTCGACGCCAACGCCCTGCAGCGGCCCAAGCGCTTCTTCGGCGCGGCCCGCAACATCGAGGAGGGCGGGTCCCTCAGCATCATCGCGACCGCGCTGATCGACACCGGCTCGCGCATGGACGAGGTGATCTTCGAGGAGTTCAAGGGCACCGGCAATTCCGAGATCATCCTCGACCGCAAGGTCGCGGACAAGCGCACCTTCCCGGCCATCGACATCACCCGCTCGGGCACCCGCAAGGAGGAGCTGCTGGTGCCGCCCGACACCCTCAAGAAGACCTACGTGCTCCGCCGCATCCTCAACCCGATGGGCGTGACCGACGCGATCGAGTTCCTGCTCGACAAGCTGCGGCAGACGAAGAGCAACCAGGACTTCTTCGACTCGATGAACACCTGA
- a CDS encoding NTP/NDP exchange transporter, translating into MRRDATPATSGLGAQAPGWLRRLIDVRPGETSALAWSWLYIFSILSSYYVMRPIRDQMGLAGGLENLPWLFTATLLGMLTLNVPFAWLVRTLPRARFVPLTYRFFALNILLFAGAIARAEGEQVVWIGRAFFVWLSVFNLFVVSIFWATIVDVFDTEQGKRLFGFIAAGATLGAIAGSAFTAVLARDVPTAVLLLAAALLLEVAVFSMRGLARLSDALHRRSGAGTQAIGGSVTAGMTRALRSPYLLAISLILLLYSITSTFLYFEQAGIAKRSFPDRGAQTAFFASVDLAANALTLGIQFFLTGRIVRRIGVGPTLAILPTVTLIGFAVLALAPTIAAVVVFNVLRRAANFAVAKPTREVLFTVLDREDRYKAKSFIDTVVYRLGDQVGAWSYDLTGLAGLGPAALPLIAVPLSLIWLGAGLWLGQRQETLARRRDAVEPR; encoded by the coding sequence GTGAGGAGGGACGCGACACCCGCGACGAGCGGCCTCGGCGCGCAGGCGCCGGGCTGGCTGCGGCGGCTGATCGACGTGCGCCCCGGGGAGACGTCGGCCCTGGCCTGGTCCTGGCTCTACATCTTCTCGATCCTGTCCTCGTACTACGTGATGCGGCCGATCCGCGACCAGATGGGCCTCGCAGGCGGGCTGGAGAACCTGCCCTGGCTGTTCACCGCGACGCTGCTCGGCATGCTGACGCTCAACGTGCCCTTCGCGTGGCTGGTGCGCACCCTGCCGCGCGCGCGCTTCGTGCCCCTCACCTACCGCTTCTTCGCCCTCAACATCCTCCTGTTCGCGGGCGCCATCGCGCGCGCGGAGGGCGAGCAGGTGGTGTGGATCGGGCGGGCCTTCTTCGTCTGGCTGTCGGTCTTCAACCTGTTCGTCGTCTCGATCTTCTGGGCGACGATCGTGGACGTGTTCGACACCGAGCAGGGCAAGCGGCTGTTCGGCTTCATCGCGGCGGGCGCGACGCTCGGGGCCATCGCGGGCTCGGCGTTCACGGCGGTGCTGGCGCGGGACGTGCCGACCGCCGTGCTCCTCCTGGCTGCGGCCCTCCTCCTGGAGGTCGCGGTGTTCAGCATGCGCGGGCTCGCGCGGCTCTCGGACGCGCTGCACCGGCGGTCGGGCGCCGGCACGCAGGCCATCGGCGGCAGCGTGACGGCGGGCATGACCCGCGCGCTGCGCTCGCCCTACCTCCTGGCGATCAGCCTGATCCTGCTGCTCTACTCCATCACCTCGACCTTCCTGTACTTCGAGCAGGCGGGGATCGCCAAGCGCAGCTTTCCCGACCGCGGGGCGCAGACCGCCTTCTTCGCCAGCGTCGACTTGGCGGCGAATGCGCTGACGCTGGGCATCCAGTTCTTCCTCACCGGGCGCATCGTGCGCCGGATCGGGGTTGGTCCGACGCTCGCCATCCTGCCGACCGTGACGCTCATCGGCTTCGCGGTGCTGGCGCTGGCCCCCACGATCGCCGCCGTGGTGGTCTTCAACGTGCTGCGGCGCGCCGCGAACTTCGCGGTCGCCAAGCCCACGCGCGAGGTGCTGTTCACCGTCCTCGACCGGGAGGACCGCTACAAGGCCAAGAGCTTCATCGACACGGTGGTCTACCGGCTCGGCGACCAGGTCGGCGCGTGGTCGTACGACCTGACCGGTCTCGCCGGCCTCGGCCCCGCAGCGCTGCCGCTCATCGCGGTTCCGCTCTCCTTGATCTGGCTCGGCGCCGGACTCTGGCTCGGGCAGCGGCAGGAGACGCTGGCGCGCAGGCGGGATGCCGTGGAGCCTCGCTGA
- a CDS encoding MFS transporter, with product MTASPALGPAERPAGLSPQRVRSLLIGLIAFLTLADLFAAQAILPALARAYAVAPAAMGLAVNACTFGMAAASLGVAVAGRRLDRRRGIVASLVLLTLPTALLCAAPDLTAFALLRVAQGLCMASAFTLTLAYLGEHCGPSLAASAFAAYVTGNVASNLGGRLLAAGAAEHLGLGPTFLVLAGLNLAGAGLVAVGLTHATALVPMPPVRRAALATLARHAGNPRLLAAFAVGFCILFAFIGTFTFVAFVLARAPFGLDQMALGLVCLVFLPALATTPLAGRVVPRLGPRRALRLGLAVAGAGLPPLLASHLVPLLAGLTLVAAGTFFAQAVATGFVGQAAEGDRGAASGLYLAAYFAGGLVGSIVLGAVFDRFGWPACAAGIGAALLAAGCVGARFDGRD from the coding sequence ATGACCGCCTCCCCCGCCCTCGGCCCCGCCGAGCGGCCCGCCGGCCTGTCGCCGCAGCGCGTCCGCTCCCTGCTGATCGGCCTCATCGCCTTCCTGACTCTCGCCGACCTCTTCGCCGCCCAGGCGATCCTGCCGGCCCTCGCCCGGGCCTACGCGGTCGCTCCGGCCGCGATGGGCCTCGCGGTGAACGCCTGCACCTTCGGCATGGCCGCGGCGAGCCTCGGCGTCGCCGTGGCGGGGCGCCGCCTCGACCGGCGCCGCGGCATCGTGGCGAGCCTCGTGCTCCTGACCCTGCCGACCGCTCTCCTGTGCGCCGCGCCCGACCTCACCGCCTTCGCGCTCCTGCGCGTCGCCCAGGGCCTGTGCATGGCGAGCGCCTTCACGCTCACCCTGGCCTATCTCGGCGAGCATTGCGGCCCCTCCCTGGCGGCGAGCGCCTTCGCGGCCTACGTCACCGGCAACGTCGCCTCGAATCTGGGCGGGCGCCTCCTCGCGGCGGGCGCGGCCGAGCATCTCGGGCTCGGCCCCACCTTCCTGGTGCTGGCCGGCCTCAACCTCGCGGGGGCCGGGCTGGTCGCGGTCGGGCTCACCCACGCCACCGCCCTCGTGCCGATGCCGCCCGTGCGGCGCGCGGCCCTGGCCACGCTCGCGCGCCACGCCGGCAATCCGAGGCTGCTCGCCGCCTTCGCGGTCGGGTTCTGCATCCTGTTCGCCTTCATCGGGACCTTCACCTTCGTCGCCTTCGTCCTGGCGAGGGCACCTTTCGGCCTCGACCAGATGGCGCTCGGGCTCGTCTGCCTCGTCTTCCTGCCCGCCCTGGCGACGACGCCGCTCGCCGGCCGGGTCGTGCCGCGGCTCGGACCGCGCCGGGCGCTCCGGCTCGGCCTCGCCGTGGCGGGGGCCGGGCTGCCGCCCCTGCTCGCCTCCCACCTCGTCCCCCTCCTCGCCGGGCTCACCCTGGTGGCGGCCGGCACCTTCTTCGCGCAGGCCGTGGCGACGGGCTTCGTCGGGCAGGCCGCCGAGGGCGACCGGGGCGCCGCGAGCGGGCTCTACCTCGCGGCCTACTTCGCCGGCGGCCTCGTCGGCAGCATCGTGCTCGGGGCGGTCTTCGACCGCTTCGGCTGGCCCGCCTGCGCGGCGGGCATCGGCGCCGCGCTCCTCGCCGCGGGCTGCGTCGGCGCCCGCTTCGACGGGCGCGACTGA
- a CDS encoding aldo/keto reductase produces MMPTRRAVLAGAAACLAPAVGRAEAAPLLRRPIPATGEAVPVIGIGTSRRYDVAPLPDAVAPLREAVSRFVDLGGRVIDTAPDYGRAEEVLGVILSEETLRDKVFLCSKVAAEGTEAGRAQIARSFRRMRTETMDLIAVHNLIDADTQLAELRRLKDAGRIRYLGATTWVERQYGDLEALMRRERLDVIQVNYAIDARQAAERILPLARDRGVAVMVNVPFGRERLFSLVRGRELPAFAAECDCASWAQFFLKYVLSHEAVTCPVPGMAQARYVEDNLGAARGRLPDAAQRRTMEEFIDGL; encoded by the coding sequence ATGATGCCGACCCGCCGTGCCGTGCTCGCCGGAGCGGCCGCCTGCCTCGCGCCGGCGGTGGGCCGCGCCGAGGCCGCGCCGCTGCTGCGGCGGCCGATCCCCGCGACGGGCGAAGCGGTGCCGGTGATCGGGATCGGCACGTCGCGCCGCTACGACGTCGCACCGTTGCCCGACGCCGTGGCCCCCTTGCGCGAGGCCGTGAGCCGCTTCGTCGATCTCGGTGGGCGGGTGATCGACACCGCGCCGGATTACGGCCGGGCGGAGGAGGTGCTGGGCGTCATCCTCTCGGAGGAGACGCTTCGCGACAAGGTGTTCCTCTGCAGCAAGGTGGCGGCGGAGGGGACCGAGGCGGGGCGCGCCCAGATCGCGCGCTCGTTCCGGCGGATGCGCACCGAGACCATGGATCTGATCGCGGTGCACAACCTCATCGACGCGGACACGCAGCTCGCGGAGCTGCGGCGGCTCAAGGACGCCGGGCGCATCCGCTACCTCGGCGCGACGACCTGGGTCGAGCGCCAGTACGGCGACCTGGAGGCCCTGATGCGGCGCGAGCGCCTCGACGTGATCCAGGTCAACTACGCCATCGACGCGCGCCAGGCCGCCGAGCGCATCCTGCCGCTCGCGCGCGACCGGGGCGTCGCCGTGATGGTCAACGTGCCCTTCGGCCGCGAGCGGCTCTTCTCCCTGGTGCGCGGCCGTGAGCTGCCCGCCTTCGCGGCCGAGTGCGACTGCGCGTCCTGGGCGCAGTTCTTCCTCAAATACGTCCTCTCGCACGAGGCGGTGACCTGCCCGGTGCCGGGCATGGCGCAGGCCCGCTACGTCGAGGACAACCTCGGGGCCGCGCGCGGCCGCCTTCCTGACGCAGCGCAACGCCGCACGATGGAGGAGTTCATCGATGGCCTCTGA
- the secB gene encoding protein-export chaperone SecB codes for MADSPFPNGNGGAAAQPDDLTPALNALAQYAKDLSFENPNAPRSLQPPAGQGPQINIQVNVNARQLAEADFEVDLHLEGDAKIGTDVLFAFELTYAGIFRLRNIPQDQIHPAVMIECPRLLFPFARQIIADAVRNGGFPPLYIDPIDFVGLYRQKAAEAQAQAGQPLV; via the coding sequence ATGGCCGATTCTCCGTTCCCGAACGGCAACGGTGGCGCCGCGGCGCAGCCCGACGACCTCACGCCTGCCCTGAACGCGCTCGCGCAATATGCCAAGGATCTCTCCTTCGAGAACCCGAACGCGCCGCGCTCGCTGCAGCCGCCGGCCGGCCAGGGGCCGCAGATCAACATTCAGGTGAACGTCAACGCCCGCCAGCTCGCGGAGGCGGATTTCGAGGTGGACCTGCATCTCGAGGGCGACGCCAAGATCGGCACGGACGTTCTGTTCGCCTTCGAACTCACCTATGCGGGGATCTTCCGCCTGCGCAACATTCCGCAGGACCAGATCCATCCGGCCGTGATGATCGAGTGCCCGCGCCTGCTGTTCCCCTTCGCGCGGCAGATCATCGCCGATGCGGTGCGCAACGGCGGCTTCCCGCCGCTCTACATCGACCCGATCGACTTCGTGGGCCTCTACCGCCAGAAGGCCGCCGAGGCGCAGGCGCAGGCCGGCCAGCCGCTGGTCTGA
- a CDS encoding Tim44/TimA family putative adaptor protein, which translates to MQDSLDLTTLIFLGLAVFVIWKLRAVLGQKTGHERPPFNPLVRRREEPPPAAREDNVVRLPAGGDRTAAAPVATVPRNWKGVVEPNSAAARGLDLVLQQEPGFDPRAFTDGAKIAYETIVMAFAKGDRRTLKSLLSREVAEGFERAIQARERAGQSVETTFVSIDRAEIVGVDLRNRVAQITVRYLSKLITATRNAQGAVVDGSPDTVVDVTDVWTFARTLGSRDPNWQLVATEAGQ; encoded by the coding sequence ATGCAGGACTCCCTCGACCTTACGACCCTCATCTTCCTCGGGCTTGCGGTCTTCGTGATCTGGAAGCTGCGCGCGGTCCTCGGCCAGAAGACCGGCCACGAGCGGCCGCCGTTCAACCCCCTGGTGCGCCGGCGGGAGGAGCCGCCGCCCGCCGCCCGCGAGGACAACGTGGTGCGGCTGCCGGCCGGCGGGGACCGGACCGCGGCCGCCCCCGTCGCCACCGTGCCGCGCAACTGGAAGGGGGTGGTCGAGCCGAACTCGGCCGCGGCGCGGGGCCTCGACCTCGTGCTGCAGCAGGAGCCCGGCTTCGACCCCCGCGCCTTCACAGACGGGGCGAAGATCGCCTACGAGACCATCGTGATGGCCTTCGCCAAGGGCGACCGGCGCACGCTCAAGAGCCTGCTCTCGCGGGAGGTGGCCGAGGGCTTCGAGCGGGCGATCCAGGCCCGCGAGCGCGCCGGCCAGAGCGTCGAGACGACCTTCGTGTCGATCGACCGGGCCGAGATCGTCGGCGTCGACCTGCGCAACCGCGTCGCCCAGATCACCGTGCGCTACCTCTCGAAGCTGATCACCGCCACCCGCAACGCGCAGGGGGCGGTGGTCGACGGCAGCCCGGACACGGTCGTGGACGTGACCGACGTCTGGACCTTCGCCCGGACGCTGGGCAGCCGCGACCCCAACTGGCAGCTCGTCGCCACCGAAGCCGGGCAGTGA